The following coding sequences are from one Ruminococcus flavefaciens AE3010 window:
- a CDS encoding ABC transporter ATP-binding protein, with the protein MKNNAIKWLYAVPEKKKLYILALMIVQALHGASGVLYALLLRNIVDNATAHDRSGFWFYVLLTVLLVLSQIGMRAIIRWLNELSRATFENIFKARLMRNILRKDFASVNAVHSGEWLNRLTNDTVVVAESYVDILPGLVGMVVKLISAVIMMIVLDWRFACVLLPCGVLLILLTYAFRKVLKKLHKNVQERDGKLRIFLQEHIGSMMIIRSFAAEQQTEDEAVTKMHAHKSSRMKRNRFSNFCNIGFGIAMNGMYLFGVCYCGYGILLGTISYGTLTAITQLISQIQAPFANITGYLPRFYAMTASAERLMEIESFSDDCEKTALDIDTVKAYYSDKLGAFGLKNADFTYYPAVDSIKDLSKDDQPIVLKNISIEIKKGEYVAFTGHSGCGKSTVLKLLMSIYKLDSGERYLTDTDGEKPLSAEWHRLFAYVPQGNQLMSGTIRDVVCFADKSGLHDEERINNALKIACAYEFVSELESGIDTLLGERGTGLSEGQMQRIAIARAIFSDSPILLLDEATSALDEHTEKLLLQNLRSMTDKTVVIVTHRPAALEICDRVIDFTDLQSNN; encoded by the coding sequence ATGAAGAATAATGCAATAAAATGGCTATACGCCGTACCTGAAAAGAAAAAGCTGTACATACTTGCTCTGATGATAGTACAGGCTCTGCACGGAGCAAGCGGTGTGCTGTATGCCTTGCTGTTGCGGAATATCGTGGATAACGCGACTGCACACGACAGAAGCGGCTTCTGGTTTTATGTGCTGCTAACGGTTTTGCTTGTACTTTCGCAGATAGGAATGAGAGCTATAATTCGCTGGCTGAACGAGTTATCGAGAGCGACTTTCGAGAACATCTTCAAGGCTCGGCTCATGCGGAATATCCTGCGTAAAGATTTTGCAAGCGTGAACGCCGTCCATTCGGGCGAATGGCTCAACAGGCTGACAAATGATACAGTCGTAGTTGCCGAAAGCTATGTGGACATACTTCCCGGACTGGTGGGAATGGTGGTAAAGCTGATAAGTGCGGTCATTATGATGATCGTCCTTGACTGGCGGTTCGCCTGCGTACTGCTCCCCTGCGGCGTTCTGCTGATACTGCTGACCTATGCCTTCCGCAAGGTGCTGAAAAAGCTCCATAAGAACGTGCAGGAGCGCGACGGTAAGCTCCGTATATTCCTGCAGGAGCACATCGGCAGCATGATGATAATTCGCTCCTTTGCAGCAGAACAGCAAACGGAAGATGAAGCCGTTACCAAAATGCATGCGCATAAGAGTTCCCGAATGAAGAGAAACCGCTTCTCCAACTTCTGTAACATCGGCTTCGGTATTGCTATGAACGGAATGTACCTGTTCGGCGTGTGCTACTGCGGATATGGGATACTGCTCGGTACTATCTCCTATGGTACGCTGACCGCTATCACACAGCTCATATCGCAGATACAAGCTCCGTTTGCCAATATCACGGGCTATCTGCCGAGATTTTATGCTATGACCGCAAGTGCTGAGCGCCTTATGGAGATTGAAAGCTTCTCTGATGACTGCGAAAAAACTGCACTTGACATTGATACAGTCAAGGCATATTATTCCGATAAGCTGGGAGCTTTCGGCTTGAAAAATGCCGATTTCACCTATTATCCTGCAGTTGACAGCATCAAGGACTTGTCAAAAGATGATCAGCCCATAGTGCTGAAAAACATCAGTATTGAAATAAAAAAAGGCGAATATGTGGCGTTTACAGGTCACAGCGGCTGCGGAAAATCGACGGTTTTGAAACTGTTGATGAGCATTTATAAGCTGGACAGCGGAGAGCGCTATCTGACCGATACAGACGGTGAAAAGCCGTTATCCGCAGAATGGCACAGGCTGTTCGCCTACGTTCCGCAGGGCAATCAGCTCATGAGCGGAACGATACGCGATGTGGTATGCTTTGCGGATAAAAGCGGACTGCATGATGAAGAGCGCATTAATAATGCCCTGAAAATAGCCTGTGCTTATGAGTTCGTAAGCGAGCTTGAAAGCGGCATTGATACTCTCCTCGGTGAGCGCGGAACAGGTCTCTCCGAGGGACAGATGCAGCGTATCGCAATAGCAAGGGCGATATTCAGTGATAGCCCGATACTGCTCCTTGATGAAGCCACGTCTGCACTTGACGAGCATACGGAAAAACTGCTGCTGCAAAATCTACGGAGTATGACGGATAAAACGGTAGTCATTGTCACGCATCGTCCTGCGGCACTGGAGATATGCGACAGGGTCATTGACTTCACAGACTTGCAGAGTAACAATTGA
- a CDS encoding stage V sporulation T C-terminal domain-containing protein, whose protein sequence is MKATGIVRRIDDLGRVVIPKEIRRTMRIREGDPLEIYTNSDGEVIFKKYSAVSEMSENAVYVADIMHKIAGCPVIIFDKDHVVASAGVPRKEFAERRVTVQLEELMENRGQFFCPDGSTNNFFPAEGVDRTAIAALPIITAGDVSGAVAFLTSEKCTEVTDLQKSLINAAAQFLARQIEG, encoded by the coding sequence ATGAAAGCAACAGGCATTGTCAGACGTATCGATGACCTCGGACGTGTGGTCATTCCCAAGGAGATACGCCGCACCATGCGCATACGTGAGGGCGACCCCCTCGAAATATACACAAACAGCGACGGCGAGGTCATATTCAAGAAGTATTCCGCAGTCAGCGAAATGAGCGAGAACGCTGTCTATGTAGCTGATATCATGCATAAGATAGCAGGCTGTCCCGTTATCATATTCGATAAGGACCATGTGGTAGCCTCTGCGGGAGTTCCCCGCAAGGAGTTTGCCGAGCGCCGTGTCACAGTTCAGCTTGAAGAGCTCATGGAGAACCGCGGGCAGTTCTTCTGTCCCGACGGCAGCACAAACAACTTCTTCCCTGCGGAGGGCGTGGACAGAACAGCCATAGCAGCCCTGCCTATCATTACAGCAGGCGATGTTTCGGGAGCTGTAGCCTTTCTCACAAGCGAGAAGTGCACAGAGGTCACAGACCTGCAAAAGAGCCTGATAAACGCCGCCGCCCAGTTCCTTGCCCGTCAGATAGAGGGGTAA